DNA from Lonchura striata isolate bLonStr1 chromosome 5, bLonStr1.mat, whole genome shotgun sequence:
TCAAATAAGAAATCTGTCATCCTGACTTGTATGTGCTTGTGGTGGTGTACAGGCAATAACCTGAGGTTGCTCAGGAGGGTTTTGCTAAAGATTTGCTACCTACCTTGCTTGCTCTGCCAATAATGACAAAGAGGCAAGGAAAGGTTAGAGAAAAACTTGGCTTGCATCTGCAAAGGTACACAAGAAATTTGCACTTCTGATGCTAATCTTAATTTGCTTTTATGTTGCAGGCTGTGTCCCCCACCCTGATGGATATGGCTCTGCATTCCTTTGATGACCAGTATCTGGGATGCAGAGAGGAGATGATGGAAGAACTGGAACGAGGAGActattttcaaaaggaaatagCTGCTAACAAGGACTACTTGTGTCTCTGGaagaaggctcagaaggctttGCTAAAGAGCCCTGTAGGTCTGCTGAGGGAAATGCGTGACAGCCATGCCACAGTTCTCATGGCTTACACCATGAACTCCTCCCTGCACTCGCAGCTGAACTGGGCTACATCTACAGCAGGAATCTCTCCAGAGCACTACAGACACAACTTcagctttaaatattttcacttctACCTAACAACTGCTATCCAGATATTGAAGGAATGGCAAATCAGCATGGGGGAACATAAGTGTTACCAGGTACACAGGGGTGTAAAGGACTTATATATTGAGGCCAAGGTAGGCAGCAGGGTGCGATTTGGCCGTTTCACTTCTACCTCCCACATCAGGAATGAAGCCCAGAAGTTTGGGAATGAGACTTTGTTCACAGTGACTACTTGCCTGGGAGCAGCTATGCACGGCTTTTCTTACCACACATTTGAGAAGGAAGTCCTCATTCCCCCTTATGAGATATTTCTTGTAAAAAGCTTCCTTCAAACCCAGCAGGGTAACCGGCTGCATCTGCATTCTGTGGGGAACTACAGCAAGTACCAGTGCCAGCTGGTTGAAGGTATTGTACACAGGCTCTCATGCAAGGGGGCACAGGACAGGGTGGtctccactgccccaggcagcccccACC
Protein-coding regions in this window:
- the ART4 gene encoding ecto-ADP-ribosyltransferase 4: MFFTVSWLDSGKLVTLGSLLLLIFSQILVKEAVSPTLMDMALHSFDDQYLGCREEMMEELERGDYFQKEIAANKDYLCLWKKAQKALLKSPVGLLREMRDSHATVLMAYTMNSSLHSQLNWATSTAGISPEHYRHNFSFKYFHFYLTTAIQILKEWQISMGEHKCYQVHRGVKDLYIEAKVGSRVRFGRFTSTSHIRNEAQKFGNETLFTVTTCLGAAMHGFSYHTFEKEVLIPPYEIFLVKSFLQTQQGNRLHLHSVGNYSKYQCQLVEASRSKNSGYTALTSAVLPSVLGVSLCLSCNL